The Halovivax ruber XH-70 genome includes the window GCGGACACCTCGCCGACCGGAACGATGTCGACGTGCATGACAACGGCTAAGACTGCACCCGGCATAAACGTCCCGCCGTGACTCGATCCACACCGCTCGACGACGCGCTGGTCGACCGCCTGTCCACCTACGAGCGAGTCGTCGAGGTGGGGATCGGCCGTCGGACGGCGGTCGCCGCCTCGCTGGCCGACCGTGGCGTCGCCGTCACCGCGACGGACGTTCACGCCCGCTCGGTCCCCGATCCCGTCGACTTCGTTCGCGACGACGTGTTGGCGCCCGCCCCGACCGTCTACGACGGTGCCGACGCGATCTACGCGCTGAACCTGCCGCCCGAACTACACCGGCCCGTGGCCGAGGTCGCCACCGACGTGGGCGCGGACTTCCTGTTCACCACGCTCGGTGGCGATCAGCCACAGCTCCCCGTCGCACGCGAGTCGCTGCCGGTCGGGGCGCTGTTCGTCGCCTCCCTTTCGGGCCCGGGCGACGGGTGAGTGCGACCGCTACCCGACGGCTGGCGGAAATCGTCCGTCGTCGACCGACGGACTTCTGCCCGGTTTGTCGCTTGCCGCCGTCAACCGACGAACTTCTGCTCGGTTCGTCGATTGCCGCCGTCGACCGACGAACCGCCGACCTTTATTCACTGCCCCACCCACTGGCGACCATGACCGACGTTCTCGAAGCCGACGCCGTCGTCCTCGACGTCGACGGCGTCCTCGTCGACGTGGCCGACTCCTATCGACGGGCCATCGTCGAGTCCGTCGAGCGCTGCTACGGCCGAACGATCGACCGGGCGGCCGTCCAGGCGTTCAAAGATGCCGGCGGGTTCAACAACGACTGGGACGTGACCGACGCGGTCGCGCTGTACGTCTTGGCCTCGGGCGAGGGCTACGACGCCTCGATCGCGACCTACACCGACGCTATCGCCGACCGTGGCGGCGGCCTCGACGCGGCGGAGTCGGTCGTCTCGGACGCACTCGACGCGACGGCACTCGAACGCGTCGTCTCTCGCTGGGATCGCGACCGGCTCCGCGAGGTATTCCAGGGACTGTACCTGGGTGCGGACCTCTACCGATCGATCGAGGGCGGCGAACCGGACGTCCCGGACCGGCCGGGCGCGACGGACGTCGACCTCGCTCGAAACGTCGACGGCACGGTCAGGACCGAGCGCGGGACCGAATCGACGGCCGCTCCCGATGGTGAGTCAGCCGACGCTGTCGGTCCCGACGCGCTCCGCGGGTTCATCCACGACGAACCCGTCATCATCACCGACGAGACGCGCGAGTGGCTCACGACGAACGTCGACCTGGGCATCCTCACCGGCCGGCCGGAGGCGGAGGCCCAGATCGCCCTCGGGCGGGCGGGACTCGACGACCTTCCGGCCGACCACCGGTTCACGATGGACGACTGGGACGCGAGCAAGCCCGAGCCGGACGCGCTGACGACGCTGGCCGAGCGCCTCGAGGCCGAGACGGTTGTCTTCGTCGGCGACACGCTCGACGACGTCCGCACCGCGACCAACGCGGCCGACGCGGATCCACACCGCATCTATCACGGCGTCGGCGTCCTCTCCGGCGGGCTCTCGGGCGAGTCCGGCCGGAACAAATTTGCCCAGGCGGGCGCGGTCGCCGTCTGTGAGTCGGTCAACGACGTCCCCGACCTGCTCGAGTAAGGGGTCGGCGGTGACGGGACGCCGGAGCGGTTTTCCCCACACGTTCACTTTCACTCCGGTTGGCTGATGGTTTTGGTCGGCTCCGTCGAAGCGCATGCCATCCAATGAGTGTCAATTTGTCGCGGATCCTCGAACACATCGACGGTGAACTGGTCGAGTCGTCGGAGCGAACGGACGCGTCGGTCTCGGCCGGCGTCGACACGGGCGAGACGATCACGCTCACGCTGGAGGCCGACGGCCCGGAGTCTACGACACAGGCGATCTCGGTGGAGCTGACGCACTCGGAGGCACGGCTCCTGGGCGGGCGGCTGATCGAACCGACGTCCTGACCGTCGGCGCGGGCCCGCTCGGGGCCGAGCGACACGTTCGATGTGCCATCCGGCAGTTCGGGCCCAATTCACACCGCGGTTTTACCCGCTCGTCCGTGGTAGCGACGCGAACCGATGGCCGACCTCGCATCCGGTCCGGGATCGCTCCCTGGGACCCACACCTCCCCCTGGCTGGTACGCACCGACGATGTTCCCCGGTTCGATCCGCTCGCTGGCGACGAGACGGCCGACGTCGTGATCGTCGGGGCGGGTATCGCTGGCCTCTCGACCGCGGCCGAACTCGCCGATCGTGGCTACGACGTCGTCGTGCTCGAGCGTGATCGGGTCGCCGGCGGCGTCACCGGACGGTCGACGGCGAAGGTCACCAGTCAGCACGGGCTGCTCTACGACGACCTGCGCGACTCGTTCGGCGGGACCCGCGCCCGCCAGTACGCCAGCGCGAACCAGGCGGCGATCGAGACGGTCGCCGAGCGGGTCGCGGCGCTGGATATCGCCGACGACTGTGGCTTTCGCCGGTGTCCGGCGTACGTCTACGGCGACGATCGTGGGGCGATCGAGCGCGAGGCCGACGCCGAGGCGGCTGCCGGGTTGCCCGCGTCGTTCGTCACTTCCGTCCCACCGTTCGAGTCGGCCGACTGTGGCGTCAGGGTCGACGATCAGGCCTGTCTCGACCCGCGACGGTACCTCCTCGCGCTGGCCGAGGGGCTTGTAGACGGGGACTTCGAGGCGAGTGGTTCGATCAGCGGTGACGATCCCGCTGCGTCGACCGGCAGTGGAGGCGACGCAGCAGCCTCGACTGGTGGCAGTGGCGCCTCGTCGACCTCGACCGGTGACGGTAGCGACTCGGTTGCCCCGACCGGCGGCGACGCGAGCTTCGGTTCTGTCGCCGTTCACGAAGAGACACGCGTGACGGCTGTCGAGCCCGGTCGCACGCCCAGCGTCGAGACCGCCCGCGGGACGGTCACGGCCGATCGGGTCGTCCTCGCGACGGGGTTTCCGCTCCTCGATCGGCTCGGATTGTTCGCCCGGCTGGCGCCGAAGCGCTCGTACGTGCTGGCGATCCGGATCGACGGGGAGGCGCCTGAGGGGCTGTACTACCGGCCGGCGGAGGGGAGCCGGCCGTACCGATCGGTGCGAGCACATGCCGGAACCCGATCGGGTGGCACTGGAACGGCGGGTGGCGACGAGACTGCCGCTACTGCTGGACCACTCGTCCTCGTCGTCGGCGAGAACCACAAGACCGGCCAGGGTGGCCCCACGCGCGAGCGCTACCGCCGCCTCGTCGAGTGGGCCGCGGACCGATTCGCCGTACGCGAAGTCGCCTACCGCTGGTCCACGCAGGACTACGTCGCCGCGGATCGCGTTCCGCTCGTCGGACCTGCCGGGCCGGGTGCGCGAAACGTCTCCCTGGCCACCGGCTTCGGCGGCTGGGGGATGACGGGCGGGACGGTGGCTGGGCGACTCCTGGCACAGTTGCACGACGGCGAGGAACCGCCGATCGCGTCGCTGTACGACCCGCGACGGTTCACGCCAGTCGCTTCGATCGGGCAACTGGCGACCGAGAACGCGGACGTCGCCGGGCAGTTCGCCACCGACTGGCTGCGGACGCTCTTCGGGCCGGGAACCGTCGCCGTCGAACCCGGCGAGGGACGCGTCGTTCGTCGCGACGGCCGGCCGATCGCCGTCTCCCGTGACCAGGATGGTAAGTTGCACGCCGTCTCGGCCATCTGCTCGCACGCCTACTGCGTGGTCGACTGGAACGACGGCGAGGCAACCTGGGATTGTCCCTGTCACGGGTCCAGATTCGACCCAGATGGGCGACTCATCGAGGGGCCGGCGACGGACGGACTCGCTGCCGCGGAGCACGAGGCGACCGGTGACCGTACCGACCACGAGCGAGACTGACCGCCAGTTGCGTCTGGGCGAGATATACGTGTCTCGGTGCGTTCTCGTCCCGTCGCCGATTCTATCCTCTCTTGGCAGTCGGATAATTTATCGACCTGGGGAAACAATACTTGGGTATGGCCGACCAGCATGACGTGTCGGGGGCTGGCTCCACTCGGGTAGCCGTCGCGCAGACCGTTCGGACGTTCGTCGTCGTGTTCGCCCTGCTCGCGGTCGTCGCCTTCCTCGGCCTCGAGCTGCTGGCAACCAGCGGTGTCGTCGATCTGACGGGGGTCGCAAACTGGGTTCTGATCCCGGTCGTCCTCGGCGTCTCGACGCTCGTCACGGGCTGGCTCGTCAACGGCGGCTACGACCGATTCGACGCGGATCCGTCTGCCGCCGGTCGATTCGGCTGGCTCGTCTTCCTGTCCGTCCCGTTCGCCTTGCTCCCGACCAGAGTGGCGCTCGCGGCGTTCGGGTTCGACTACTTCGGTGCGTCGGCGATCGTGCTCGGACTCGCGATCGTCCTCGCGGGGTGGCTCGTCTACGGCGGTGGCGAGCGACTCGGTATCGAGCCGCGACACGTCGCACACGCGGCGATCGCGTCCATCGTGCTTCTCGTCGGTGGGTCGGTGATCGCGTCACAGGTCGCCCCCGGTCGGCTTCTCGGCCCGGTCGAGACGGGCCTCGTCGCCGTCGCCGCCCAGCTCGCCGCGCTGTGGGTGGGGTTCAGCGGGACCGTGGACCGATTGCTATCCTGAACCAAGCGAGTCGTCAGTCACACCGGTAATCGCTGGCCACTCATCTGCCTGCAGGGGCGGAAGCAGCCTCGTACGCCCGACACCGTCGCTACGATGGATGTCGAGTTCACAACGGGTTTAGCGGGTCTGTGATGTGTGGTTTCACCCGTCACCTTCCTCGAGGCGAATATATGAAAGAAATTCTCCGTTCCGAGGCTGGTCTATCCTATGTTGTAATCGAGTCCGTTGAATTTGAACTAAACTAGCGGAAGTGATCAGACGAACTGCTCAACTCCGGTGTACGCATCGCGATTGATCCATCCCTGTGAGACGATCCGGTGTCCGACTCCAGCCCAGCAAGTGAACTTCGGTCGTACAGCGGTGTCGAGTCGTCCTCCGGCCGTTCGGCGTATCGTTACCGTGAAAATCCGTGAAATACGGTGCGCTACGATGCTTATGTCCACTATTATGCTATTTCTGTGGGTTATGGATCATCCAGCGGTGTAACCAGTATCTGTGAGGCCAGACTCTGTGGGACACTCGTCTGTTCACCGGTGTCCCCGATAGCAAGAACCACCATCCCAATTGGCGTGGTTTCGACGAGGCGAATACGTTCTGTCGGTTCCAGCCCAACCGAAACGAGATGCTCCAGAACCTCGTCATCCTGCGTCAATATCCGCGTAACTTCTACACTTACAGACTTATCAACGTCGACTAGCGAGGTGACGTCCGCTGATTGAGGGAGGTCAAGGTTACTGTCGGGGATAGGATCGCCGTGCGGGTCGGTTTCTGGCATGTCGAGCTTCCGTTCGATTTTCCGACAGAGCCGATTACTGAGGTGATGCTCCAAGATATCGGCCTCGGCGTCGACTTCACTGATCGCGTAATCGAACAACTCCGTAAGCATCGTCTCGGCAAGTCGGTGTTTGCGGACCACTCGTAGTGCGATTTTCTTGCCTTCGGTCGTGAGACGAATGGGGCGATACCGTTCTCGGTCGATTAACCCCTGCTTCGAGAGCGTACTGAGCATACTCGTTACTGATGCTCGGGTAACACCGAGTTGCTCTGCAATCTCTGAGTTGGACACCCGGCCGTCGGCTTCCTGTTCGAGACGGTAGATGTGCCGGAGATAGTCTTCCATCTTCGGCGTGATCGCTGGCAACGACTCGGGCGTGTTTGGGGTGTCTGAATCTGATAAACTCATTTTGTCTAGTCTGATTGAATGCTTATCTCACGGGTTACCGCACAGGCTCGTTGTGGAAGGGGTCATCAGTCGTCACTCGGTTTGGCTTCGCCCATGTCGATGCTTCCCATCTCGGGGCTGTCCTCCTCACCGAGGGCCGTCTGGAGTTTTCCGAGCACCACAGCGACGACGTAGATCGCGACTGCGAGGAGAACGATCACGCCTCCGGCAGTCGCCTCGGCATAGTACGAGACACCGATGCCGAGGATGACGGCTAACTCGGCGAGTACGACCGACACGAGTATCGATTCGTTGAAGCTCCGAGAGATCTGTGATGCGCCAGCGACGGGCACGACGAGCATCGCAGCTACGAGGATGACCCCCATAATCTGCATTGCGCCGACCACGACCATCGCTGTCAGCAACACCATGATGCGATTGTACCAACTGACCGAGAGCCCAGACACTGCTGCTGCCGTCTCGTCGAAGGTGACGTACAGCAATTGATTGTGCGTGAGCGCAACCACGCCGATGATAATGCCGAATAGTAGTAGGAGTATCGCAGCACTATCCTGCGAGACTGTGGCGAGGTTCCCGAAGAGGTACTGGTTTACCCCAACGGAAAGCCCACCGGCGTTGATGCTGATCAGTGTCGTCCCCAACGCGAAGCCCGTCGAGAGCACGATAGCCATCGAAACGTCGTTGTAGGCATCTGTCGCCTCCGATATCAGCTCGATGAACAGCGCAGCGATCATCGAAACCACGACTGCCGTCAGGTACGGCGAGACCCCGAGTTCGAAGACGGCGTTGACGAATAATCCCACGGCGACGCCCGCAAACCCGGTGTGGGCGAGCGCGTCACCGATCAGTGCCAACTGCCGATGAACGAGGAAGGTCCCGATCAAGGGTGCCATCACCCCGATACAGAGTCCGACGAGGATCGCCCGGTGCATGAAGCTGTACTGGAGAAGTTCTAGTCCAGTCATCCCAGCCACCCAGGACATGAAGCCCGACCAGAGTTGCAGGAACCAGTACAGTGGTTCGAACACGGGGCTCAAGGGTCCCGCTTGCAGTAGTAGGGTGGGTTGGTACGTCATCGAGAACCACCTAACAGGTTCGCTGTGGTGCCAAAGGCGCGAGCCAGGGCGTCACTCTCGACGAACTCGCTGGCCGACCCGTCGAAGTATATCTCCCGGTTGAGACAGATGACGCGTTCGGCGTGTTCGGTGACTGCGCCCAGGTCGTGCTCGATGAGTAGAACCGTGATACCGTCCCGGTTCAGTGCATCTAGGAGGTCGTAGAACGCCTCGACCGATTCAATGTCGACACCAACGGTCGGTTCGTCGAGGACGAGCAGGTCGGCCTCGCTGGCGAGCGCACGGGCGATGAACGCCCGCTGGCGCTGGCCGCCAGACAACTGTGTCACACGACGATTGGCGAAGGCCGTCATGCCGACGGTGTCGAGCGCCCGGTCGACGATGTCCCAGTCCTCGCTGGAGAGGCGACCGAAGACGGCGTCAAGGGCTCCTCTGGAGGTGCAGAGCGGGTCCTCGCGTACTGCGTCGATGACCGTCTGGTCGTCGTCGATCAGTCGGTCGAAGCCGACGTGTGGAAACCGACCCATCTTTACGACTTCTCGGACGGTGATCGGCATCTCTTTCGAGGCGCTGGCGTGCTGGGCGACGTAGCCGATCCGCTCGCCATCGTCGAACTGACGCGAGGGTTCGCCGAATAGTCTGGCGTCTCCCTCGTCCGGTCGAAGCAACCCCAACATCAACTTCATCAGCGTCGATTTCCCCGACCCGTTCGGACCGACGACCGCAACGTACTCGCCAGGGTCGATCCGAAGCGAGATATCCTCGACGACCGGGGTAGACGTGTATCCGAAGTCGATCCCGGATAGTTCGATGACCGACTCAGTGCTGCTTGCCGTCCCCGAACTCGTGGTACTCGCAGGGGTTTGTGTGCTCATTGGAAGTTCACTCGAAGCTCATCCACTCGTCGGCCCAGCCATCGGGCCCGACTTCTTCGGGCTGTTTGTTGCCGAGCACGACCTCGAACGTGGGCATATTGATGTTGTAAGCGATTTCCTCGTACCCCCAGTTGTTCTCAACCCAGTCCTCCCGAACGCCAGCGTACGGCGTCACGGGATAGTATGCCTCGACCGCCGTCTCGGCGACGAGTTGTTGTGCAGGCCTGCGCGTCTCGAACACCGCGGCACCGATGTACTTGATATCGTTCTCGTCGATGACGCGCTTGGCTTCCGTGATGTCGGAAGGCTTGACATTGCCGCTGGCAGCGAGGTTCACGACGAGTGGGCGCATTTGGATGTCGTACTTGACGCCGATGTACTGGAACGCGTTGTGAGCGGCGAGTTGGACGACATCGCGTTCGGCGGCGTCGAAGATTGCCTGGTAATCCTGATCGATCTGTTCGAGGACGTCGGTCTTGTAGGTCGAGGCGTTCTCCCGGAACGTCGATTCGTGGTCCGGTGCGAGTTCGACGAGCCCATCGGTAATGTTGTCGACGGACTGCTTCGCGCGGTCGGGATCGAGCCAGAAGTGGGGGTCCTTCCCTCGACCCTCGCCGACACCTTCTTCATCGGGGTCGAGGCTGGCGGCGAGGTCGACCAGTCCGATTCCCTCCCGGACGTTGATGAGTTGGGTGTCGACGTTGTCGTCTTTGAGCGTCTGGATTGCCCGGTCGGCCCAGGGCTGGAAGTCTGAGCCGACGTGGATGAACGCATCGGCTTCGATGATATCCCTGGTGATACTCGCGTCCGGTTCCCAGCCGTGGCCGTGGAGCCCGGTTGGAATCAGGTTTCGCACTTCGACAGGAGTTCCGTTTGCGACCTTTCGGGCGAAGTCATAGAAGCTGAAGAACGAAGCGACGGCGACGGGGCCCTCTACACTCGCGTCTTTGTTGCTACTGAAACCACCTATACACCCGGCGAGGCCGGTGGCGAAAAGTCCTGTACCCGCAGTAATGGCCCTTCTGCGTGAGAAACTGTACGTCGTCTTCGACTGTGTCGTGTCGTCCATCTTCGGCTAGACTGCAGGGGGCAAATGATATAGTAGTTGCTATCAAAAGGATAGTTTAGACGGGTCTAATTCAGTGACTGTCGTCTCTCACGTCGAGATATCGGCGTGAGCAATACTTATTAACATATTGAGGAAAATACCGTCCACGACTATCGCCTCGGGCCGGGATTGCTCTCTAATGTAATCTATAGCTACAATCATAATTGAATCGAACACTTCGTTCGCCGTTCTAGTTTTGCGACAAAGCGGATGGAGATGGCGACGCCAATAGTGGGTAGCCGGTATTCGGGGTCGTGGGGTAATACGAGAGCCATATGCACTGAGAGTGCTAGTCTCGACTCCTGCACCACGACTGTCGAGGACGCCCTCGACCGTGCCGCGGACCTCCCGACCGACGAGGCCGTGTCCCACCTCCGCTCGGCGGCTGCGGCGCTCGAATCGGCCCGCGAGCGCGACGCGATCGATACCGAGACGGCCGACGCGCTCGCGACCCGCCTCTCCCAGCGCATCCGGGCGATCGAGGTGCGTGACGCCGACGACGCCGAACTGGGGGCGGCGCTGAATCCGGACGAGGAGGACACGGTCTGACCGACAGTGTCGTCGTCCGTTCAGGCCCGACACCGACCACGGCACGGCTGGCCCGCTCCAATCGATTTATCCGGTGGCCGCCCGGATGCGGAGGTATGCGACTCGCACTACTCGGCGGGACGGGCGACATCGGGGAGGGACTCGCGCTTCGCTTCGCGCGGGATACGGAACACGAGGTTCTGATCGGCTCGCGCGACCCGGAGAAGGCGCGCGACGCGGTCGAGAGCTACGAGGAGCGCCTGGCCGACGCCGGTGCGTCCGGCGACCTGAAGGGCTTCGCCAACGAGATGGCGGCCGACCGGGCCGATGTCGTGATCCTCTCGGTCCCACCGTACTACGCGGGCGACACCGTCGAGGCCGTCGCCGACCAGCTCGATTCGGACACGATCCTCGTCACGCCCGCGGTGGGCATGAAAGGCGACGAGGACGGGATGCACTACCACCCACCGGGGACGGGCAGCGTGACGGAGCTGGTCGCCCAGCGCGCCCCCGACGATGTCCCGGTCGTCGGTGCCTTCCACAATCTCGCCGCCGGCAAACTCGCCGACCTCTCGACCGAGTTCGACCTCGACACGCTCGTCGTCGCCGACGACGCGGACGCGAAGGGAACGGTGCGCCAGCTCGCCGAGGAGATCGAGGGACTGCGCGCGTTAGACGCCGGCCCGCTCGCGAACGCGGCGGAGGTCGAGAGCGTCACCCCGCTGGTCATCAACGTCGCCAAACACAACGACGGCATGCACGACGTCGGCGTGAAGTGGATCTAGGTCCGGCGACGATCCTCGATCACGACTTCGAGAACGACGACGGCATCGCCGCGGCCGCGAAACTGGTTTCACAGCCGCCTCGCTCGCTTCGAGATACCTCCGTCGCTCGTCGCTAGCGCAGAAACCGAAAATCGATCGTCAGGTCGGTCAGTCTACGCGCCGGCGGATTCCAGCGCGTCCTCGATGTCCTCACGCTGGGTGACGCCGACGAAGCGCTCGACGATGCCGTCGTCGTTCTCGATCACGAGCGTCGGGAGCGAGCGCACCTGATACTCGTTCGCGACGTCCTGGGCCTCGTCGACGTTTACCTTCTCGACTTCGAATCCGCCGTCCCAGTCGTCTTCGATCTCCTCTAAGATCGGGTCCTGGGTCTTGCAGGGGCCACACCAGTCCGCGTAGAAGTCCTTGAGCGTGACGGTCATAGCGTACCTCGGGGTTCCCGCGCGTCGCGCATAAGGGTTTCCCAGTGCGGTACGTTTGCCGGCAGATGGGCTGCAGAACGGGTGCCAGCAGCGACAGCGCAGGCCCATTGCTGGCCCGTGGCCGGGGGCTTCTCCGTCCCGACGCTACATTCGCACCGACTGGGCGTGGACGGTCGCGCCCACGTCCAGCACGTTCGCCTCGTCGACGATCCCGACCTCGATGGCCAGCTCGACGGCCTCGTGTCCGACGATGTTGGCCACGTCTGCCCGGACGAGCGCGTCGCGGGCGGCCGCCGGCTCCACCGGCTCCGTCCCGTAGAAGTCTTCGGTGACGGTGAGCGAGACGGCGCCGTCTTCGAACGTCTCGCCGAGGATATCCGCGTCGCAGACGGCCACCAGCGTCCCCTCGGGCGTCTCGCGTTTGGTGCAGACGACGGGCGTGTCGGCGCCGTCCTCGCTCGTTGCCCCGTTCTCGCCCGTCATTCGTCGAGGCGGGTCTCCTGCTGGTCGTCTATCAGCTGCTGTTCGGCTTCCTCCCGACGCTCTTCGGCCTCGTCGGCGACCCGTTCGGCCTCCTCGTGCTCGCCGAGGTCTTCGAGGATTCGCGCCTTCTCCTCTAGCACCTGCGAGCTGCGCATGCCGAGGCGGATGGCGTTGTCGATGCACCGAAGCGCCTCATCCGAGAGGCCACGCTCTTGCAGGAAGAACGCGCGGTTGTACCACCCTTCACCGAAGCGAGGGTCACGCTCGACGGCGCGCTCGGCGTGTTCGAGTGCCTGTGCCGTCTCACCGTACTCCCAGAGGGCGAACGCGAGGTTGCTCTCGGCGGTGGCGGCGTGTTCACTCGCCGACCGGGTGTTCGACGTCTCGTCCTCGGTCGTCTCGATCTCGGTTTGCTCGACGATGTTCAACGCCTCGCGGTAGGCGCCGATGGCCTCGTCCCACTCCTCTAACTCGGCGTGGGCAACGCCCTTGTTCGTCCAGGCCTCCTGGGCGAGCCGGTCGTCCTCGGTGAAGCGAGCCGCGCGTTCGAACGTCTCGGTCGCCTGCTCGAACCGGTTGATCTGCATATAGTTGAGGCCGACGTCGAGGACCTCCTCGGCCTCGATGTCCTCGTTCGTCAGCTGGCGCTCGTCGAGCAGGTCCGCGATCGCTCGCGAGTCGACGGGGTCGACCTTCCCCGGATCGACGTCGAGCTCCGGCGGGTCGAGGTCGAACTCGTCGTAGGGATCGTCGAAGCCGGCGCCCTCGGAGAAGCGGTGCCGGTCGTCGCCCGCGTCGTCTGTCATGGCAAAACGTAGTCGCCCGGACGGGTTAAGACCTGCGCACTTCCCTTTGTCCACTTCTGGAACGTCCCTTTGTCCACTCCTGGACCGTCACTCCCGTCCGCGCACGATTCAAGGACACGCGCCTCGAATCCTGGTATATGCGACTGTTCGTCAGCGTCGACCTCCCCGACGCGCTCGCCCCGGCGGTCGCCGACGTGCAGGGCGCCTTCGCCGACGCGTCGGGCCTGTCGTTCACCGACCCCGAACAGGCCCACATCACGCTGAAGTTCCTCGGCGAGGTCGATTCGGACCGCGTT containing:
- a CDS encoding UPF0146 family protein, whose amino-acid sequence is MTRSTPLDDALVDRLSTYERVVEVGIGRRTAVAASLADRGVAVTATDVHARSVPDPVDFVRDDVLAPAPTVYDGADAIYALNLPPELHRPVAEVATDVGADFLFTTLGGDQPQLPVARESLPVGALFVASLSGPGDG
- a CDS encoding TIGR01548 family HAD-type hydrolase is translated as MTDVLEADAVVLDVDGVLVDVADSYRRAIVESVERCYGRTIDRAAVQAFKDAGGFNNDWDVTDAVALYVLASGEGYDASIATYTDAIADRGGGLDAAESVVSDALDATALERVVSRWDRDRLREVFQGLYLGADLYRSIEGGEPDVPDRPGATDVDLARNVDGTVRTERGTESTAAPDGESADAVGPDALRGFIHDEPVIITDETREWLTTNVDLGILTGRPEAEAQIALGRAGLDDLPADHRFTMDDWDASKPEPDALTTLAERLEAETVVFVGDTLDDVRTATNAADADPHRIYHGVGVLSGGLSGESGRNKFAQAGAVAVCESVNDVPDLLE
- a CDS encoding FAD-dependent oxidoreductase, whose translation is MADLASGPGSLPGTHTSPWLVRTDDVPRFDPLAGDETADVVIVGAGIAGLSTAAELADRGYDVVVLERDRVAGGVTGRSTAKVTSQHGLLYDDLRDSFGGTRARQYASANQAAIETVAERVAALDIADDCGFRRCPAYVYGDDRGAIEREADAEAAAGLPASFVTSVPPFESADCGVRVDDQACLDPRRYLLALAEGLVDGDFEASGSISGDDPAASTGSGGDAAASTGGSGASSTSTGDGSDSVAPTGGDASFGSVAVHEETRVTAVEPGRTPSVETARGTVTADRVVLATGFPLLDRLGLFARLAPKRSYVLAIRIDGEAPEGLYYRPAEGSRPYRSVRAHAGTRSGGTGTAGGDETAATAGPLVLVVGENHKTGQGGPTRERYRRLVEWAADRFAVREVAYRWSTQDYVAADRVPLVGPAGPGARNVSLATGFGGWGMTGGTVAGRLLAQLHDGEEPPIASLYDPRRFTPVASIGQLATENADVAGQFATDWLRTLFGPGTVAVEPGEGRVVRRDGRPIAVSRDQDGKLHAVSAICSHAYCVVDWNDGEATWDCPCHGSRFDPDGRLIEGPATDGLAAAEHEATGDRTDHERD
- a CDS encoding metal-dependent transcriptional regulator, which encodes MSLSDSDTPNTPESLPAITPKMEDYLRHIYRLEQEADGRVSNSEIAEQLGVTRASVTSMLSTLSKQGLIDRERYRPIRLTTEGKKIALRVVRKHRLAETMLTELFDYAISEVDAEADILEHHLSNRLCRKIERKLDMPETDPHGDPIPDSNLDLPQSADVTSLVDVDKSVSVEVTRILTQDDEVLEHLVSVGLEPTERIRLVETTPIGMVVLAIGDTGEQTSVPQSLASQILVTPLDDP
- a CDS encoding metal ABC transporter permease, with the protein product MTYQPTLLLQAGPLSPVFEPLYWFLQLWSGFMSWVAGMTGLELLQYSFMHRAILVGLCIGVMAPLIGTFLVHRQLALIGDALAHTGFAGVAVGLFVNAVFELGVSPYLTAVVVSMIAALFIELISEATDAYNDVSMAIVLSTGFALGTTLISINAGGLSVGVNQYLFGNLATVSQDSAAILLLLFGIIIGVVALTHNQLLYVTFDETAAAVSGLSVSWYNRIMVLLTAMVVVGAMQIMGVILVAAMLVVPVAGASQISRSFNESILVSVVLAELAVILGIGVSYYAEATAGGVIVLLAVAIYVVAVVLGKLQTALGEEDSPEMGSIDMGEAKPSDD
- a CDS encoding metal ABC transporter ATP-binding protein; protein product: MSTQTPASTTSSGTASSTESVIELSGIDFGYTSTPVVEDISLRIDPGEYVAVVGPNGSGKSTLMKLMLGLLRPDEGDARLFGEPSRQFDDGERIGYVAQHASASKEMPITVREVVKMGRFPHVGFDRLIDDDQTVIDAVREDPLCTSRGALDAVFGRLSSEDWDIVDRALDTVGMTAFANRRVTQLSGGQRQRAFIARALASEADLLVLDEPTVGVDIESVEAFYDLLDALNRDGITVLLIEHDLGAVTEHAERVICLNREIYFDGSASEFVESDALARAFGTTANLLGGSR
- a CDS encoding metal ABC transporter substrate-binding protein translates to MDDTTQSKTTYSFSRRRAITAGTGLFATGLAGCIGGFSSNKDASVEGPVAVASFFSFYDFARKVANGTPVEVRNLIPTGLHGHGWEPDASITRDIIEADAFIHVGSDFQPWADRAIQTLKDDNVDTQLINVREGIGLVDLAASLDPDEEGVGEGRGKDPHFWLDPDRAKQSVDNITDGLVELAPDHESTFRENASTYKTDVLEQIDQDYQAIFDAAERDVVQLAAHNAFQYIGVKYDIQMRPLVVNLAASGNVKPSDITEAKRVIDENDIKYIGAAVFETRRPAQQLVAETAVEAYYPVTPYAGVREDWVENNWGYEEIAYNINMPTFEVVLGNKQPEEVGPDGWADEWMSFE
- the npdG gene encoding NADPH-dependent F420 reductase, with the translated sequence MRLALLGGTGDIGEGLALRFARDTEHEVLIGSRDPEKARDAVESYEERLADAGASGDLKGFANEMAADRADVVILSVPPYYAGDTVEAVADQLDSDTILVTPAVGMKGDEDGMHYHPPGTGSVTELVAQRAPDDVPVVGAFHNLAAGKLADLSTEFDLDTLVVADDADAKGTVRQLAEEIEGLRALDAGPLANAAEVESVTPLVINVAKHNDGMHDVGVKWI
- a CDS encoding thioredoxin family protein, with product MTVTLKDFYADWCGPCKTQDPILEEIEDDWDGGFEVEKVNVDEAQDVANEYQVRSLPTLVIENDDGIVERFVGVTQREDIEDALESAGA
- a CDS encoding DUF424 domain-containing protein — protein: MTGENGATSEDGADTPVVCTKRETPEGTLVAVCDADILGETFEDGAVSLTVTEDFYGTEPVEPAAARDALVRADVANIVGHEAVELAIEVGIVDEANVLDVGATVHAQSVRM
- a CDS encoding tetratricopeptide repeat protein — encoded protein: MTDDAGDDRHRFSEGAGFDDPYDEFDLDPPELDVDPGKVDPVDSRAIADLLDERQLTNEDIEAEEVLDVGLNYMQINRFEQATETFERAARFTEDDRLAQEAWTNKGVAHAELEEWDEAIGAYREALNIVEQTEIETTEDETSNTRSASEHAATAESNLAFALWEYGETAQALEHAERAVERDPRFGEGWYNRAFFLQERGLSDEALRCIDNAIRLGMRSSQVLEEKARILEDLGEHEEAERVADEAEERREEAEQQLIDDQQETRLDE